In Macaca thibetana thibetana isolate TM-01 chromosome 12, ASM2454274v1, whole genome shotgun sequence, the genomic window tgtttgtttctttgttgttgttgttgttgttgttttatctttAGAGTTATTTCCCCAGTAAGCTTGGTGCTAGatcatttttatttggaaaactaTAAGCTTTCAAGGGCTTTGCTACAAAGATCCATCACTAGTCCAAAATCTCTAGTTGCCATGCACACTTATCCAAGTCCTATACACAGCCAAAAGCTTATTAATTCTTTGTAGACTATTCTAGTTTCCATAAAGGGGGAAGAAGATGCAGACAGGTGATTTACTAGAATACAGTAGTTCTCTGTGAGATGCTATTTGCATCTAATTTGTCTCCAATGGTGCTTAAAAAACAGAGAAGGATGAGGTCAATTACAGAAAAGGGACAATGCCATCTAGTAATTGGGAGATCTGACAAGAAAAAGGTTTCTAGAGAAAAACTGAATCTCATTCCTAGGGATATTTAAGTACAATCCCTAATCTACTAAGATAAGTGGTACAGACAAtggatttattttgtttggttttccttGTTTACAGGGCCTGAATGACTAGTCACATTATAAAGCCTTCACTATGTAGTGCAAACTGATATTTTCAAAGCCAGTGCCAGTGGAAATGTATGGGCTTCAGTATCAGAATTACCTGCATTTGTCTCTGGAATCCATCACTTCTAGTGGAATAGCCACAaaaatcacttcacctctctgataAACACTTTCCTCATCCAAATGGCACATATTTGGCACTCAAGAAAATGTAGGTGCTATTTTGGGAGTTCAAATGAGAGGATGAAGGTCACTTACGTGACTTCACTATGTTCAAACAGCAACAATGCCTGTAGACCTCTGAAAACTGCTTTCCGAGCGATAGAACACCTAGAAATCAAGTTGTGCAGTACACCTCATGGCAGGCATGGGGAGGAAAGTTTCAGGACATTGCAGAAGTGTCTGCTACTGTGAGCAAGGCAGTGATGGAAAATTGCTATAAAATTACCCCCGCAAATCGAGAAGACTTCATTGTCTTcatacttgtatttatttttaaactataattacATATCATTTGCACCTCTTATCTAACCAAATATAAGtaagataacatttattgagataatatatttgaaaataattttaaatgcaatGGCACTCTAAAGTTATAGGATCAAGTTATAATTGTTtgttttcaacagaaaaaaattagcttacTTATTTTCCATCACCTGAAAATGTTCTTGGATTTGGGCTCAAGGATGAACAGTCTGTTAGTTGACTTTCTTTTTATACGTTTGTCTAATTAGAAAAGAGTCTGAAAAAGTCAAGGACTATTTCACCCTGGTATTCTTAGATCACTCACTACAGTCTATTATTAGACATATGATGTTTCCACTGTTTAAACTCCTTTTGTCCACCCATTATTGTTTATACCTGCAGAAAATCCAACACCAAGTTCTGCCTGGTTACAAATTAATGCCATCACCATTCCTATCCTACTTGTATATCCAGAAGCAGCACTTCAATGGGAGACTAAAAATCACCCCGCTCAATAAGTAAATAATGTTTGTGGATTACAGATCATAGTCTTTTATCAGGAATAATAatgcagttttcatttttacaggaaatggaaaataaaacctcAACAAATGGATTTAGCCATTCAGAATGGCTCTCAAATAGGCAGTGCTGAAAATTGATCTGGTTACTTGTCAATTGCATTATTCAGAGATGACATCAGCAGCAAAGCTGAAGCCAACTCTGGGTCATTGCCCACCCCATGTTAACCTTTTCCATATAAAAACCTTACTCTGTAAAGAGATAAGCATCTCTAGGGCTGTAATTTAAGCTTTGAAACCAAATTGAACAGCTTTCCTCCAGCCTCATTAATAAGCTGTGATCCAGGTTCCATACAAACACCTGAACATATGACAGCCAGTGCTAACAAAACATTTCATAGCATGTCATCACTCGTGACATTCTAGAGGAAATACAGGCTGTTGCTTGAGATGATTCCTgtaatatttatttctgattctgtttatgatccattttatagattagtTTTCTAGAGCATTGCTAACTGAAATCCTAAATTGAAACTTTTCAGTAATGACATGTACTTTGATGTTCTTCAAACAATtccattctgttccatcagtGTGAAACACATCATGCTTCTTTACCTGGGGGGTTATGCTCATTGAGAATCACAAGTGATGCTGGTGTAGGTCTTCTTTTCCTGATCTGTGAATGACAAAAGGTGAGCTAATATCAATGAGTATTAGACACTGCTCCAGGTTACTCTGCAGCTTGCAAAGATGTCTCATCCTCATCTTTTCCCCACATGCAAAAGCAAACTTCTGGAGGACACTTGGAAGGTGCtcactaattttattttgaaataatagaaaGCCACAGAATTGAACTGTCTGATAGAAGTATCACCCACCCTCTTTGACCAAAAAGCTACatttccacagaaaaaaaaataattatatacaattgAATGATACAACAGAAAATTAATTTACAGTGAAGGTACAGGGTTGACCTGATAATGTTAGTGGCTCACTTAGAGCCTCATAACATTGGTGATGCTTTCAAGATTCGTTACCCTTATTTTTAAACAGGATAGGGAAGAGCTTGGAAACCTATTTCTAGCAGGTACCAGAGTTAAATTAGCAGCATAAGCTTTGAATTTCAATtgattttgttaactttttattttctagtataaTATTTAGAACatataaacaaatgaagaataaatatggATCTTATGAGCATATGTAACTTATTACAAactctaaagtttatttttcattttaagagttACAGGAGCATAGTATTATCAGAATCCCTCGAATATAATgtcctttatttgtttattatattcatttatggGTAAATTCCCAAAGTAAATGTCAGTAGGATAGAGAATAAAATTTATCAATGACATCCTGTCCAAGATAGAAGCAACATCCCATTCAGCATAGATAGACACATGTTCAAGGTTACATTTATCTGGCCTGAGTCTAGGTGCATCTACTTCAGATTGTCAAAACATCCTGAAACACTATGAGTCACggattaaataattatttttaagactttatttcaaatacttggaacaggattcaaaaataatttaggtTTTAAGAAATTAATGGATTAGGTTGATGTCCTCataaatttctttgcttttgccTCCTCACAGTTGCAGTTCTACGAGATGCCATTGCATCAAGAGTCGAGGTAAATCTGAATATGAAAGGTGATACAGATGTAAACCAATATTAGACACGGACAAAGAATCTAGGAAATGTTAAAATACTGTTTGTAATGTCTgaacaaaacacattttaaaattgtaccaAAAGCTACAAATCCTCactgtaatatattatataaacttacaatcatggtttTGGGTCCACaataaaaaacatatgaaaataaagtatTCGACCTATAGTCTGAAACTATCTCaggctttaatttttttgctaaatcaatcattttattttatagaaaattaaataaaatgttgctcattttgataatttttttaaaagttgctctAAATGTTGAAACTGTTATTTTAATGAGCAAAAATGAACAGATTTATGAATCCATACCTGAATTGCTTACAGAGCCATTTTCCCCTCAGAGGTGCTCATTTTGTATCATATGAAGTGCTACAATTTAGACAATAGTTCTCCCAATGCAATTTAAATGCAAGTATGTATAAAAACCAACTTATTTCTTGTTTACATATCTTGAAAGTCACAGCAAAATCAAGCGGTAAAGAACATTTGAATTAATAACAAGAATGCATGTTCATATTACCTTATGTACAGGAATTGTACCCCATGCAATTTCACTTACCTGCTCTGCTGCTTCAGGTGCAATCTGACTCTGGAATAAAGGCACAGCAAATTGTATCTTTTTGGGACTGTTGGGCTCCATGATAATGAAGATAATTAGTCAGAGATGTGAAGAGCTCAGAAAGACTAACCCTAAGTGGTGTCCGGATGTGTTTCCTCAGACACACTCCACTAAGCCACACAGAGTGCTTCGTAATAAATAGCTGTAATTCCAGAGCGAGCAAGTGAA contains:
- the PPP1R1C gene encoding protein phosphatase 1 regulatory subunit 1C isoform X2, whose product is MEPNSPKKIQFAVPLFQSQIAPEAAEQIRKRRPTPASLVILNEHNPPEIDDKRVPNTQGESQNASPKQRKQSVYTPPIIKGTVQGLSI